A DNA window from Selenomonas sp. oral taxon 126 contains the following coding sequences:
- a CDS encoding transposase encodes KGQCIHGNHSKIPLQERVKRLEVSKVFQREREENLARIRSTEGILLRMNRSIQVEGAFAQIKENFGFRRFLTRGQESVLGEAILLALAHNILRLHEKIQRDTVGRHLIALKEAG; translated from the coding sequence GGAAGGGGCAGTGCATCCACGGCAACCACAGCAAGATACCGCTTCAGGAACGGGTAAAACGGTTGGAAGTGAGCAAAGTCTTTCAGCGGGAGCGGGAGGAAAATCTGGCACGGATACGCAGCACGGAGGGAATCCTCCTGCGGATGAACCGGAGCATACAGGTAGAGGGAGCATTTGCACAGATCAAGGAGAACTTCGGATTCCGACGGTTTCTGACGCGGGGACAAGAGAGCGTCTTAGGAGAAGCAATTCTGCTGGCACTTGCGCACAATATCTTGCGGTTGCACGAAAAGATACAGCGGGACACGGTGGGGCGGCATCTTATTGCGCTCAAGGAAGCTGGATAG
- a CDS encoding transposase — protein sequence LSFHRAERNLIAPHKLLAILIYAYMNRIYSSRRIEDACRRDINFMYLLEGCPAPDHTTIARFRKKHFAPCAKEILAQMALLLGEVGAVSFQNLFVDGTKIESVSNRYSFVWKKGVQKHCSRLMEKLSAFLAYVEKEFGIHLRHGGDIHVRHLKRLRRRLKHVQKAQGIVFVYGSGRRKSMLQRAIETLDTYLLRLKDYTKKLHICGARNSFSKTDTEATFMRMKEDAMKNGQRKPAYNLQYGVEASFIVWAGIYANPTDTRTLIPFLEDFQEYIGTRSRNIIADAGYESEENYLYLRDKGQASYIKPNNYEISKKRKWKNDIGRRENMVYLAGENVYLCAE from the coding sequence TTTTGAGCTTCCACCGAGCAGAGCGAAACCTCATCGCACCGCACAAACTGCTCGCCATCCTCATCTATGCCTACATGAACCGCATCTACAGTTCCCGCCGCATCGAGGATGCCTGTCGCAGGGACATCAACTTCATGTACCTCTTGGAGGGCTGTCCTGCGCCCGATCATACGACCATCGCCCGTTTTCGCAAGAAGCACTTCGCTCCCTGTGCCAAGGAGATTCTCGCACAGATGGCACTCCTGCTCGGGGAGGTTGGTGCAGTCTCATTTCAGAACCTCTTTGTGGACGGAACTAAGATCGAGTCCGTCTCCAATCGGTACAGCTTCGTCTGGAAGAAGGGCGTCCAAAAGCACTGCAGCAGGCTTATGGAGAAGCTTTCTGCTTTTCTTGCATACGTGGAGAAGGAGTTCGGTATCCATCTGCGCCATGGCGGGGACATCCACGTCCGACATCTGAAACGACTGCGCCGCCGCTTGAAGCACGTGCAGAAGGCGCAGGGCATCGTCTTCGTCTATGGGAGCGGAAGACGAAAGAGCATGCTTCAGCGTGCAATAGAGACACTGGACACGTATCTTCTCCGTCTGAAGGACTACACGAAGAAACTCCACATCTGCGGGGCACGTAACAGCTTTTCAAAGACCGACACGGAGGCAACCTTCATGCGGATGAAAGAAGATGCGATGAAGAACGGTCAGCGAAAGCCCGCCTACAACCTCCAATATGGTGTAGAGGCATCCTTCATCGTATGGGCAGGTATCTATGCGAATCCGACGGATACAAGGACACTCATCCCGTTCTTGGAAGATTTTCAGGAATACATCGGAACAAGAAGCAGGAACATCATCGCCGATGCAGGCTATGAGAGTGAGGAGAACTACCTGTATCTGCGGGACAAGGGACAGGCATCCTACATCAAGCCGAACAACTACGAGATCAGCAAGAAGCGCAAGTGGAAGAACGACATTGGACGGCGTGAGAACATGGTGTATCTTGCAGGAGAGAACGTCTACCTATGTGCCGAGG
- a CDS encoding helix-turn-helix transcriptional regulator — protein sequence MKNRLRVIRMERKLRQMDVAQFSHITHRTYWGYERCDMLPNVLTAIRIADALGIRDLREIWQEDAETPSGYRH from the coding sequence ATGAAAAACCGATTGCGTGTCATACGGATGGAACGGAAACTGCGGCAGATGGACGTAGCACAGTTCTCTCATATCACACATCGGACGTACTGGGGATACGAGCGCTGCGATATGCTCCCGAATGTTCTCACGGCAATCCGAATCGCAGATGCACTGGGGATTCGGGATTTGCGTGAGATTTGGCAGGAGGATGCAGAAACCCCCTCGGGCTATCGACACTAG
- a CDS encoding ParA family protein encodes MKTLSFINLKGGVGKTTIATNLAYLVAESWGLRVLFVDNDKQGNASRWFGADEEKGTLTNILMDGAKASDVLQHSRYEGIDFIASDMGLIEANYAVIGDQETRQDVILKNALEEIAGNYDLCIIDNPPDVNMSVFEEGMDARRSYFDSILPTSTAEGKSSLPSPAEVFGRAYPARIEEHARAVLLEQDARTLSGLLRKGHAPADVQEAYFGHSLFRRLTEDEKERCLFESDAITTLMEREQARSDGERAHAKERFAEEMQRLWAAYEDDVRENPNTIPFAEGRVVAKLIDEEDFSAYTMQSVLLEESRCAWDDEERQAYADKLVAEALQLRAAYDRLDDAPCIERAENVEELYAAMLHEARQSAYDGLLDDTDEERVIAELVAEDFAREELAAAMRQHSPLLLAPARDKEAYIDGVLHRRGQGKKPYLNDAKKAYISAYDLYRRRLLAYDRLLHTQGKSVDMDYPAACTLLTQQLIRDKKATRDDLKDLLRADKDARAGRDGKGQERQTGAEERQEERARARSLSPDN; translated from the coding sequence ATGAAGACGCTTAGTTTTATCAACTTGAAGGGCGGCGTAGGCAAGACGACGATTGCAACGAATCTTGCCTATCTGGTCGCAGAGTCATGGGGGCTGCGCGTCCTTTTCGTTGACAATGATAAGCAGGGCAACGCCTCACGTTGGTTCGGCGCGGATGAAGAAAAGGGGACGCTCACCAATATTTTGATGGATGGTGCAAAGGCGAGCGACGTACTTCAGCACTCACGTTATGAGGGGATTGACTTCATTGCCTCCGATATGGGGCTGATTGAAGCCAACTATGCTGTGATCGGCGATCAGGAAACGCGGCAGGATGTCATTTTGAAAAATGCGCTGGAGGAGATTGCCGGCAACTATGACCTCTGTATCATAGACAATCCTCCGGATGTGAACATGAGCGTGTTCGAGGAGGGCATGGACGCACGCCGCAGTTATTTCGACAGCATCCTGCCGACAAGCACGGCAGAGGGGAAGTCGTCCCTCCCGTCTCCCGCCGAGGTCTTCGGGCGCGCCTATCCTGCGCGCATCGAGGAACACGCACGCGCCGTGCTGCTGGAACAGGACGCGCGCACACTTTCCGGTCTGCTCAGAAAGGGACACGCGCCCGCCGACGTACAGGAAGCGTACTTCGGACACAGCCTATTTCGGAGGCTTACGGAGGACGAGAAAGAGCGCTGCCTCTTTGAGAGCGACGCCATCACGACCCTGATGGAGCGCGAACAGGCACGCAGCGACGGCGAGCGGGCGCACGCCAAAGAGCGCTTTGCGGAGGAAATGCAGCGCCTATGGGCAGCGTATGAGGATGATGTGCGGGAGAATCCGAACACCATCCCCTTTGCCGAGGGGCGCGTCGTGGCGAAACTCATCGACGAAGAAGATTTCTCGGCGTATACCATGCAGAGCGTCCTCCTCGAGGAGAGCCGCTGCGCATGGGATGATGAGGAGCGACAGGCGTATGCGGACAAGCTCGTTGCGGAGGCATTGCAGCTGAGAGCCGCGTATGACCGTCTGGATGACGCGCCCTGCATAGAACGCGCGGAGAACGTGGAAGAACTCTACGCGGCAATGCTGCACGAGGCGCGGCAGAGCGCATACGACGGACTCCTCGACGATACCGATGAGGAGCGCGTCATTGCCGAACTCGTCGCCGAGGACTTCGCCCGTGAGGAGCTTGCCGCAGCCATGCGGCAGCATTCGCCCCTGCTCCTTGCCCCCGCACGGGACAAGGAGGCGTATATCGACGGCGTTCTTCATCGGCGCGGGCAGGGGAAGAAACCCTATCTGAACGACGCGAAGAAAGCCTACATCAGCGCGTATGACCTCTATCGCCGCCGCCTCCTCGCCTATGATCGTCTGCTGCACACGCAGGGAAAGAGCGTTGACATGGACTATCCTGCCGCTTGCACGCTCCTCACGCAGCAGCTCATCAGGGACAAGAAAGCGACGCGGGACGATCTGAAAGACCTCCTGCGTGCCGACAAGGACGCCCGCGCAGGGCGCGATGGGAAGGGGCAGGAGCGGCAGACGGGGGCAGAAGAGCGGCAGGAGGAACGGGCACGCGCCCGCAGCCTCAGCCCTGACAACTGA
- a CDS encoding type IV secretion system protein, producing MTKYLPAVLLAVLVLALPDAALAAGNDTIINAGTGLGGTFDTKLREIAGGIVTAMNIVLIMMTVISGMMIAFGLEDGKKFIWQVMLGAGLAANFGAFMLDVGFWDFAGKYAATTNAVTYFEPQLAKTSSEWNILGKFMDNYTEHIITPGAANILPYCLKLLVVLAVVQATWEITMKFASGDKIQYMIQMTLKTGFYMFLMVNWISLMGALSDGFELLGYKAGGNNAAGASNIVGNNCDQIVKFSIDMVNAIWSEVSFASLGILLISVIGLFAIVYCLFMTALEMFMARIEFYTMALLTIPLLAFGVTEKFAFLTEKAIGAMFNLAIKICVIAFISSMAVPFIESFTKDFQASKGFGSDVGIILQAILACAIIYFLTKKIPALVTGLLNGSPQLGGSSMVDMARGGAGTAVAVASGGASLAGQVTAARTAAMAKGAGGVRGTLTQLGRNYAMSRSPVQSYRGAMQSFNETLRDTSDKRLAQIVQTVKDQQGK from the coding sequence ATGACAAAGTACCTTCCTGCCGTGCTGCTTGCCGTCCTCGTCCTTGCCCTGCCCGATGCCGCGCTTGCTGCCGGCAACGATACCATCATCAACGCGGGGACGGGACTGGGCGGTACATTCGATACGAAACTCCGTGAGATCGCGGGCGGCATCGTCACAGCAATGAACATCGTCCTTATCATGATGACGGTCATCTCGGGAATGATGATTGCGTTCGGTCTTGAGGACGGTAAAAAATTTATATGGCAGGTCATGCTCGGGGCAGGGCTTGCCGCAAATTTCGGTGCGTTCATGCTGGACGTGGGCTTCTGGGACTTTGCCGGCAAATACGCTGCAACGACGAACGCCGTCACCTACTTCGAGCCGCAGCTCGCCAAGACATCAAGCGAGTGGAACATCCTCGGCAAATTCATGGACAACTACACCGAGCATATCATCACGCCCGGCGCAGCGAACATCCTGCCGTACTGCCTCAAACTCCTTGTCGTCCTTGCCGTCGTACAGGCGACATGGGAGATCACAATGAAGTTCGCCTCGGGCGACAAAATACAGTATATGATCCAGATGACGCTCAAGACCGGCTTCTATATGTTCCTCATGGTCAACTGGATCAGCCTCATGGGCGCGCTCTCGGATGGATTCGAGCTGCTCGGCTACAAGGCGGGCGGCAACAATGCGGCAGGTGCGAGCAATATTGTTGGCAACAACTGCGACCAAATCGTGAAGTTCTCCATTGATATGGTCAACGCAATATGGTCGGAGGTGTCATTTGCGAGTCTCGGCATCCTGCTCATCTCCGTCATCGGACTGTTTGCCATTGTCTACTGCCTCTTCATGACCGCGCTCGAAATGTTCATGGCGCGCATCGAGTTCTATACGATGGCACTCCTCACCATCCCACTGCTTGCCTTCGGCGTCACGGAGAAATTCGCATTTCTGACCGAAAAGGCAATCGGCGCGATGTTCAACCTCGCAATCAAAATCTGCGTCATTGCGTTCATCAGCAGCATGGCAGTACCGTTCATCGAGAGCTTTACGAAGGACTTTCAAGCATCGAAGGGCTTCGGCTCGGACGTGGGCATCATCCTTCAGGCAATCCTCGCCTGTGCCATCATCTACTTCCTCACGAAGAAAATTCCTGCGCTCGTCACAGGGCTTCTGAACGGCTCTCCGCAGCTCGGCGGCAGCAGCATGGTCGATATGGCAAGAGGCGGCGCAGGAACAGCCGTCGCAGTCGCCTCGGGCGGCGCATCCCTCGCAGGACAGGTGACAGCAGCACGGACGGCGGCAATGGCAAAGGGCGCGGGCGGGGTGCGCGGAACGCTGACGCAGCTCGGGCGCAACTATGCAATGAGTCGCAGCCCCGTGCAGAGCTATCGTGGGGCGATGCAGTCGTTTAATGAAACATTGAGAGATACGAGCGATAAGCGTCTTGCTCAAATCGTACAGACGGTTAAAGATCAACAAGGTAAATAA
- a CDS encoding helix-turn-helix domain-containing protein, whose amino-acid sequence MMSVKSFLEYVATLPEDCIEVKTEEETRFHLPRKESVVCPACGSTYASIDKYHLQRLRGLPAAVGAYFYNRRRYRCKDCGKTFAKPNPFLGRRQRAIGNRLRQIRAQKKITQGQVVEACGVPLYLYRKYEDNAEIPSLMVAMKIADYLNTDVLELWGDQLSSASK is encoded by the coding sequence ATGATGAGTGTGAAAAGTTTTCTCGAATACGTTGCAACGCTGCCGGAGGATTGCATTGAAGTGAAGACAGAGGAGGAAACACGGTTTCACCTGCCTCGCAAGGAGTCTGTTGTGTGTCCTGCCTGTGGATCGACTTATGCGAGCATAGATAAGTACCATTTGCAGCGTTTGCGCGGGCTTCCTGCTGCGGTCGGGGCTTATTTTTACAACAGGCGGCGCTATCGGTGCAAGGATTGCGGGAAGACGTTTGCCAAGCCGAATCCCTTTCTTGGACGTCGGCAGCGGGCGATTGGAAATCGGCTACGCCAGATCAGAGCGCAGAAAAAGATTACGCAGGGGCAGGTGGTAGAGGCGTGCGGCGTACCGCTGTATCTGTATCGGAAGTATGAGGATAACGCAGAAATACCGTCACTGATGGTAGCGATGAAGATTGCAGACTATCTAAACACGGATGTGTTGGAGCTTTGGGGAGATCAGCTCAGTTCGGCATCGAAGTAA